The following proteins come from a genomic window of Notamacropus eugenii isolate mMacEug1 chromosome X, mMacEug1.pri_v2, whole genome shotgun sequence:
- the LOC140515218 gene encoding outer kinetochore KNL1 complex subunit ZWINT-like, which translates to MASADADGGVAAAAVAAGEALASAARALAAPRVQDDVSPALLVEFLKDSRKKEKLLWGQLQVLGALQGFLEHVDMTVNMEEEIRAEASAAQQLWKNLKAEHQNQVEAIEAALPKALEQLEASKRKQALLGTALRQAQAKRQALEERRNMAQAQQRRGQEKRRLQLVAGAQAQSEHLENANKRWAQALTLQHEERENAQRLGTFLGLLEMLHGAEGDGGKDE; encoded by the exons ATGGCGTCTGCAGATGCTGACGGAGgggtggctgctgctgctgtagcGGCGGGCGA GGCTCTGGCTTCAGCCGCGAGGGCCTTAGCGGCCCCCAGGGTGCAGGACGATGTTTCCCCCGCTCTGCTGGTAGAGTTCCTGAAG GACTCTCGGAAGAAGGAGAAGTTGCTGTGGGGCCAGCTCCAGGTGCTTGGCGCCCTCCAGGGCTTCCTGGAGCACGTGGACATGACTGTGAACATGGAAGAGGAAATCC GGGCAGAAGCCAGCGCGGCCCAACAGCTCTGGAAGAACCTGAAAGCTGAGCACCAGAATCAGGTGGAAGCCATTGAGGCTGCCTTGCCGAAGGCCCTAGAACAACTGGAGGCCAGCAAGAGGAAGCAGGCTTTATTAGGGACTGCTCTGAGGCAGGCCCAGGCCAAAAGGCAGGCTTTGGAGGAGCGGAGGAACATGGCCCAGGCTCAGCAGAGGCGAGGGCAG GAAAAGCGAAGGCTGCAGTTGGTGGCTGGGGCCCAGGCCCAGAGTGAGCATCTGGAGAATGCCAACAAACGCTGGGCTCAGGCGCTAACACTTCAGCATGAAGAGCGAGAGAATGCCCAGAG ACTTGGCACCTTTCTGGGACTTCTGGAGATGCTGCATGGTGCTGAGGGGGATGGAGGAAAAG ATGAATGA